The Sphingobium sp. JS3065 genome includes a region encoding these proteins:
- the rplO gene encoding 50S ribosomal protein L15, whose amino-acid sequence MTKLNELNDNAGARKGRMRVGRGIGSGKGKTAGRGQKGAKARSGVAINGFEGGQMPLHMRLPKRGFNNIFAKDYAIVNLGAVQKAIDAGKLDANATIDHAALKAAALARGGKDGVRLLAKGELTAKVSFLVAGVSKGAVEAVEKAGGKVDVIEVVPAAEKAKAKKGTALAAKKAAAKA is encoded by the coding sequence ATGACGAAGCTTAACGAACTCAACGACAATGCCGGCGCCCGCAAGGGCCGGATGCGCGTCGGCCGTGGTATCGGCTCGGGCAAGGGCAAGACCGCCGGTCGCGGCCAGAAGGGTGCGAAGGCACGTTCGGGCGTTGCCATCAACGGTTTCGAGGGTGGCCAGATGCCGCTCCACATGCGTCTGCCGAAGCGCGGCTTCAACAACATCTTCGCAAAGGATTACGCGATCGTGAACCTGGGCGCGGTGCAGAAGGCGATCGACGCCGGGAAGCTGGACGCCAACGCCACCATCGACCATGCGGCGCTGAAGGCTGCTGCCCTGGCCCGTGGCGGCAAGGACGGCGTGCGTCTGCTCGCCAAGGGTGAACTGACCGCGAAGGTCAGCTTCCTGGTCGCGGGCGTGTCGAAGGGCGCCGTCGAAGCGGTCGAGAAGGCTGGCGGCAAGGTCGACGTGATCGAAGTCGTTCCGGCGGCGGAGAAGGCCAAGGCCAAGAAGGGCACTGCCCTTGCCGCGAAGAAGGCTGCTGCAAAGGCCTGA
- the rpmD gene encoding 50S ribosomal protein L30, with the protein MAKIKIKQIGSPIRRPEAQKKILIGLGLGKMHRVVELEDTAEVRGAIAKLPHMVAVVED; encoded by the coding sequence ATGGCGAAGATCAAGATCAAGCAGATCGGTTCGCCGATCCGCCGTCCCGAAGCCCAGAAGAAGATTCTGATCGGCCTCGGCCTTGGCAAGATGCACCGCGTGGTGGAGCTGGAAGACACTGCGGAAGTCCGCGGCGCCATCGCCAAGCTGCCCCATATGGTGGCGGTGGTCGAAGACTGA
- the rpsE gene encoding 30S ribosomal protein S5: MADENTNEVVAPVEGVEAAPTEGRGPGRGRGRGGDRNRGERGGRGRRDDRRGNRDEEQGEELIEKLVHINRVSKTVKGGKRFGFAALVVVGDGKGRAGFGHGKAREVPEAISKATASAKKAMVRVPLKEGRTLHHDGLGHFGAGKVTVRSAPAGTGIIAGGPMRAVFESLGVADVVTKSNGTSNPYNMIRATFAALGEQTSPKSVAQRRGKKVADLLRRGGASAEVAQADAEAIAE; encoded by the coding sequence ATGGCTGACGAAAACACCAACGAAGTCGTCGCGCCCGTCGAGGGCGTTGAAGCGGCACCGACCGAAGGTCGTGGTCCCGGCCGTGGCCGTGGTCGTGGCGGCGATCGCAACCGTGGCGAGCGTGGCGGCCGTGGCCGTCGCGACGACCGTCGCGGCAACCGCGACGAGGAACAGGGCGAAGAGCTGATCGAGAAGCTGGTTCACATCAACCGCGTTTCGAAGACCGTCAAGGGCGGTAAGCGCTTCGGTTTCGCCGCTCTGGTCGTCGTCGGCGACGGCAAGGGCCGCGCGGGCTTCGGCCATGGCAAGGCGCGCGAAGTGCCTGAAGCCATCAGCAAGGCGACCGCTTCGGCCAAGAAGGCGATGGTTCGCGTTCCGCTGAAGGAAGGCCGCACGCTGCACCATGACGGCCTGGGCCATTTCGGTGCGGGCAAGGTGACGGTTCGTTCGGCGCCTGCCGGTACGGGCATCATCGCCGGCGGTCCGATGCGCGCCGTGTTCGAAAGCCTCGGCGTCGCGGACGTCGTGACCAAGTCGAACGGCACGTCGAACCCCTATAACATGATCCGGGCGACCTTCGCGGCGCTGGGCGAGCAGACCAGCCCCAAGTCGGTGGCGCAGCGTCGCGGCAAGAAGGTCGCCGACCTGCTTCGTCGCGGTGGGGCCTCGGCCGAAGTCGCTCAGGCCGACGCCGAAGCGATTGCGGAGTAA
- the rplR gene encoding 50S ribosomal protein L18: MAKLSLFARRRRRVRTSLKAVSGHKPRLSVHRSGRHIYAQVIDDAQGKTLAAASTLDKDVRGQTGATSQAAAEVGKRVAAAATAAGVTKVVFDRGGFLFHGRVKALADAAREAGLEF, encoded by the coding sequence ATGGCAAAGCTTTCCCTCTTCGCGCGGCGTCGCCGCCGCGTTCGCACCTCGCTCAAGGCAGTGTCGGGCCACAAGCCCCGCCTCAGCGTCCACCGTTCGGGCCGTCACATCTACGCCCAGGTCATCGACGATGCGCAGGGCAAGACCCTGGCCGCCGCGTCGACCCTGGACAAGGATGTGCGTGGCCAGACCGGCGCCACCTCGCAGGCCGCCGCCGAAGTCGGCAAGCGCGTCGCCGCCGCGGCGACCGCTGCCGGCGTCACCAAGGTCGTGTTCGACCGTGGTGGTTTCCTGTTCCATGGCCGCGTCAAGGCGCTGGCCGATGCGGCCCGTGAAGCCGGGCTGGAGTTCTGA
- the rplF gene encoding 50S ribosomal protein L6: MSRTGKKPVAVPAGVTAAIADGALSVKGPKGTLSLPLADEVTYSIEDGSIAVQPANDSKRARAFWGMQRTLIANLITGVTEGFSKKLLITGVGYRANSQGKTLKLQLGYSHDVDFEIPEGIEIKTPDNTTVEISGIDKQKVGQVAAEIRRWRKPEPYKGKGIKYAGEFIFRKEGKKK; the protein is encoded by the coding sequence ATGAGCCGTACTGGTAAAAAGCCGGTCGCCGTCCCTGCGGGCGTGACCGCTGCCATCGCTGACGGTGCGCTGTCGGTGAAGGGCCCCAAGGGTACCCTGTCGCTGCCGCTGGCCGACGAAGTGACCTACAGCATCGAAGACGGCTCGATCGCCGTGCAGCCTGCAAACGACAGCAAGCGCGCCCGCGCTTTCTGGGGCATGCAGCGCACGCTGATCGCGAACCTGATCACTGGCGTGACCGAAGGCTTTTCCAAGAAGCTGCTGATCACCGGTGTCGGTTACCGTGCCAACTCGCAGGGCAAGACCCTGAAGCTGCAGCTCGGCTATTCGCATGACGTCGATTTCGAGATCCCCGAAGGGATCGAGATCAAGACCCCGGATAACACCACGGTCGAGATCAGCGGCATCGACAAGCAGAAGGTGGGTCAGGTTGCTGCCGAAATCCGCCGCTGGCGCAAGCCCGAACCCTATAAGGGCAAGGGCATCAAATACGCCGGCGAGTTCATCTTCCGCAAGGAAGGGAAGAAGAAGTAA
- the rpsH gene encoding 30S ribosomal protein S8: MALTDPLGDMLTRIRNGQQAKKDSVMSPASKLRARVLDVLQREGYIRGYSEELLGNHPGLRIELKYFEGQPAIKHVARVSKPGRRVYSGSKELPVIRNGLGITIVSTPRGVLSDAEAREQNVGGEVLAEVF, from the coding sequence ATGGCATTGACCGATCCCCTGGGTGATATGCTCACCCGCATCCGCAACGGGCAGCAGGCGAAGAAGGACAGCGTGATGTCCCCCGCTTCGAAGCTGCGCGCCCGCGTGCTCGACGTGCTGCAGCGCGAAGGTTACATCCGTGGCTATTCGGAGGAATTGCTCGGCAACCATCCCGGCCTGCGCATCGAGCTGAAATATTTCGAAGGCCAGCCGGCGATCAAGCATGTCGCCCGCGTGTCCAAGCCGGGCCGCCGCGTTTATTCGGGTTCCAAGGAACTGCCGGTGATCCGCAACGGTCTGGGCATCACGATTGTCTCGACGCCCCGTGGCGTTCTGTCCGACGCGGAAGCGCGGGAACAGAATGTCGGCGGCGAAGTGCTGGCGGAGGTGTTCTGA
- the rpsN gene encoding 30S ribosomal protein S14, which yields MAKLSSINKNERRKKLVKKYAGRYAKLKAIANDTAADDSDRLIARLKMAEIPRNGNPTRVRNRCELTGRPRAYYRKFRLCRVQLRDLANKGLIPGVTKSSW from the coding sequence ATGGCGAAACTGAGTTCGATCAACAAGAACGAGCGTCGCAAGAAGCTGGTGAAGAAATATGCCGGCCGTTATGCGAAGCTCAAGGCGATCGCGAATGATACCGCGGCCGATGACAGCGATCGTCTGATCGCGCGTCTGAAGATGGCGGAGATCCCCCGCAACGGCAATCCGACCCGCGTTCGGAACCGCTGCGAACTGACGGGGCGTCCCCGCGCATATTACCGCAAATTCCGTCTCTGCCGCGTGCAGTTGCGTGATCTGGCCAACAAGGGCCTGATCCCCGGCGTCACCAAGTCGAGCTGGTAA
- the rplE gene encoding 50S ribosomal protein L5, translating to MSDKYIPRSKAQYDAEIVKAMTEKFGYENVMQVPKIEKITLNMGVGEATQDKKKVTSAAEEMELIAGQKPVITKARKSIAQFKLREGMPIGAKVTLRRERMYEFLDRLINVALPRVRDFRGLNPKSFDGRGNYAFGIKEQIIFPEINYDRIDKVRGMDIIVTTTAKTDDEARELLRLFGFPFPLEEKQAA from the coding sequence ATGAGCGACAAGTACATTCCGCGCTCGAAGGCGCAGTATGACGCCGAAATCGTCAAGGCGATGACCGAGAAGTTCGGTTATGAGAACGTCATGCAGGTGCCCAAGATCGAGAAGATCACGCTCAACATGGGCGTGGGCGAAGCGACCCAGGACAAGAAGAAGGTCACTTCGGCCGCCGAGGAGATGGAACTGATCGCCGGCCAGAAGCCGGTCATCACCAAGGCCCGCAAGTCGATCGCGCAGTTCAAGCTGCGTGAAGGCATGCCGATCGGCGCCAAGGTCACGCTGCGTCGTGAGCGCATGTACGAGTTTCTTGATCGTCTGATCAACGTTGCTCTGCCCCGCGTGCGCGACTTCCGCGGTCTCAACCCGAAGAGCTTCGACGGCCGTGGCAATTATGCCTTCGGCATCAAGGAGCAGATCATCTTCCCCGAGATCAACTATGACCGCATCGACAAGGTGCGCGGCATGGACATCATCGTGACCACCACGGCGAAGACGGACGATGAAGCGCGCGAACTGCTGCGCCTCTTCGGTTTCCCCTTCCCGCTCGAAGAGAAGCAGGCGGCCTGA
- the rplX gene encoding 50S ribosomal protein L24 → MSAAKIKKGDKVVVLAGKDKGRTGAVLQVLPKDDKVLVEGINVHARHRKPDQANPQGGIERKPAPLHISNVAVADKDGKPTRVRFEDRDGKKVRVAVKSGEVL, encoded by the coding sequence ATGAGCGCTGCGAAGATCAAGAAGGGCGACAAGGTCGTCGTCCTGGCCGGCAAGGACAAGGGCCGCACCGGCGCCGTCCTGCAGGTGCTGCCCAAGGACGACAAGGTTCTCGTCGAAGGCATCAACGTGCATGCGCGTCACCGCAAGCCCGACCAGGCGAACCCGCAGGGCGGCATCGAGCGCAAGCCCGCGCCGCTCCACATTTCGAACGTCGCTGTCGCCGACAAGGATGGCAAGCCGACCCGCGTCCGTTTCGAGGATCGCGACGGCAAGAAGGTCCGCGTCGCCGTCAAGTCCGGTGAGGTGCTGTAA
- the rplN gene encoding 50S ribosomal protein L14 — translation MIQMQSNLDVADNSGAKRVQCIKVLGGSKRRFASVGDIIVVSIKEAAPRGKVKKGDVHRAVIVRTAKDVRRADGSVIRFDGNAAVLINKNEEPIGTRIFGPVVRELRAKKHMKIISLAPEVL, via the coding sequence ATGATCCAGATGCAATCCAATCTTGACGTCGCTGACAACAGCGGCGCCAAGCGCGTCCAGTGCATCAAGGTGCTGGGCGGCTCGAAGCGTCGCTTCGCGAGCGTAGGCGACATCATCGTCGTCTCGATCAAGGAAGCTGCGCCTCGTGGCAAGGTGAAGAAGGGTGACGTGCATCGCGCCGTCATCGTGCGCACCGCCAAGGACGTGCGTCGCGCTGATGGCAGCGTGATTCGCTTCGACGGCAATGCCGCTGTGCTCATCAACAAGAACGAGGAGCCGATCGGCACCCGTATTTTTGGCCCGGTCGTTCGCGAACTGCGCGCTAAGAAGCACATGAAGATCATCTCGCTTGCCCCCGAGGTGCTGTAA
- the rpsQ gene encoding 30S ribosomal protein S17, with amino-acid sequence MPKRVLTGTVVSDKTDKTVVVRVERKVKHALYGKIIRRSKKYHAHDEGNVYKEGETVRIEETAPISKLKTWKVIERVDTHKSPETAA; translated from the coding sequence ATGCCCAAGCGCGTGCTGACGGGAACGGTGGTTTCCGACAAGACCGACAAGACGGTGGTGGTTCGCGTAGAGCGCAAGGTAAAACATGCGCTCTATGGCAAGATCATCCGCCGTTCGAAGAAGTACCATGCCCATGACGAGGGCAATGTCTACAAGGAAGGCGAAACGGTCCGCATCGAAGAGACCGCTCCGATTTCCAAGCTCAAGACCTGGAAGGTCATCGAGCGCGTGGACACCCACAAGTCGCCGGAAACGGCGGCTTGA